GGGCGGCACGGTGAGTAAAGCGCCGGCAGGGTTCATTCGCGAACGCATCCAGAGAACATGCCGCAATCAATACGCTAATATAATCAAGCGACACTCTCTCTGTCAAGACTTTTCCGTCTGAAATGACACATTTTCTTTTTTAGGCGTTTTGCCCTTCATCGCAGGCAATTTCTCAGTTACTCTCCGGCGTCTCGACACTGCTCAGGTGCCCGCTCAACTCTCTCTCGATACTCAACTTGAATCTTCAAACAGATCGCGCCACGCTGCTGGGAGAATCCGCCCGCAACGGCTTCTCCGCCGTGCTTTCCCTATGAAAAATGGGAAAAAAGAGAGGCGTTCGTGCTGTGGAATCCGCCCGATACCATGGTGAAGAAGACTACGAATTGCCCCCGTCTCCGCTACTGCGCAGGACGAGTTCCAGCTCGATCTCGTCCCGCAGCGGAATGCCGCCGATTCCCACCGTCGGAATCTCCGGTTTGAGCTTTCGGGAAGCGTCCAGCGCTCCCGGATAGACCGCTCGCAGCACGAAGCCTCTCTTCTGATAGAACCGTAAGGCGGGAAGATTGTCGTTGGTCGTGATCAGCCACAGCCGGCGGCAACCGGCCCGCCGGGCGGTTTCGACGACGGTTTCGACAAGCTTCTTGCCGATTCCCACTTGTTCATCGAGGCTGTTCAGGGTCACGATCTCACCCTCCGCTGCCTCCAGCCGGTAGGTGATGAGTCCGACCGGTTCACCGCCCCGGCGGGCGATGAATCCCGGCAGATCGTCGGCGTGATGGATTCGCCCGCGCGTCACGACTCGCGGCGAACCCCAATGCTCAGTCAGCACCAGAGTTGCCCACGGCCGGAAGGCTGCCGACAGCGGCTCAATCCGGAAGGTCTCTTGGGGGGAATTCATAGGCCGAATAGTCGGACAGGTTGTAAGTACAATCGGCGGAGAACTGCGAGCGGATGATACACAAGATTCCCTGTCAGGTCATGGCGTTTGTCATGGACGGATTACGCTCGGAAAATTGTCCTAAAATACGTAACTTGAGCCCGTGACGCAAGCCCCGATAACATCTCCTGCCGACTCACCGATTACGGCGTGGATTGAACTGCCGCCCGACGCACGTCGTTTCGGTACACAATTCGTATTTGCCCGCCCTATCGAAGTCTGGCAGGCCGACGAGATCACCGATGTTCGATCAGCGCTCACTCGTGTGGCCCAAGCTCAGTCGGCAGGGTTCTATGTGGCCGGATTCGTTACCTACGAAGCTTCGCCCGCCTTCGACTCCGCGCTCGTCACTCCGTCCAGAAGCCCTTTGCCGCTGGCGTGGTTCGCGGCTTTTCGGGAGCCAACGGAATGCCTTCCGCCGCCGGCCGTCGCGCTGCCGCCGCCGTCGGAGCCCGTTCTGCTCACCACCGAAGCCGAGTATTCGCAGTCGGTTCGCCGCGCGCTCGAACACATCCGCGCCGGCGACATCTATCAGGTCAACTACACGGTTCGTGCCGATCTGGACCTGACGGGATGCGACGGCTATTCGCTCTTCCGCGCGCTGCTCGACGCGGTTCCCATGCCCCGTTCCGCTTACATAGACACCGGGGAAGCGCAGATTGTTTCGCTGTCTCCCGAGTTGTTCCTGCGGCGGGTCGGAGACGTCATCGAGTCGCGCCCCATGAAAGGCACCGCTTCCCGGCGGCCTTCGTGGCCGGAAGACGAAGCCGCGCGGCTGGCCCTTGCCGCTGACGAGAAGAACTGTGCCGAGAACGTCATGATCGTAGACCTCATGCGCAACGATTTGGGTCGCATCTGCCGGGCCGGAACGGTAACGGTCCCCGAGCGGTGGCGGGTGGATCGCTTTCCCACTGTCCATCAGATGACCAGCCTCGTGCGCGGCCGGCTGGAAGTGGGGACATCCCTGTTCGATATTTTCGCCGCCACCTTCCCGCCCGGTTCGGTGACGGGCGCGCCCAAAGTGCGGGCCTGCCAAATCATCGCCGAACTCGAATCCGAGCCGCGCGGCATCTACTGCGGAACCATCGGCCTCTTCTTCCCCGGCGGCGACTTTGAACTCAACGTCGCCATCCGCACGCTAACAATTCATCCTTCATCCTTCATCCTTCATCCTTCGGCAGTCCTCGGCATCGGCTCCGGCATCGTAGCCGACAGCGATCCCGCCGCCGAGTGGAAGGAGACCCTGCTGAAAGGCCGGTTCGTCGCGCGGCGGGCGGAGCGGTTTGCGATCTACGAGACGATCCGTTATCAACCCGGCGTGCCGTTCGAGGACCTGCTGGCTCATCTCCATCGGCTCCGCCAATCCTGCTTCTACTTCGGCCGTTGCTTCCCGTTGCGTCGAATTGTCGCCGACCTCCACACGTTGCGGCGCGCGCTCGATGACCGCCCGGCCCGCATCCGGCTCGACGTGGAGGACGAGGATGTTCGCCTCGAAATCGAACGGATCAATCTTACGTGGCCGGAAGAGGGCATGATTATCCAGCTCGCCGATGAGCGGCTTGATCCCGAAGATCCCCGGCTCTACCACAAGACCACGCTTCGTCCCGAGAAATACCACGCGCTGGAGAAAGCCCGGGCTTGCGGCGCGTACGAGTGCCTGTTCCTGAACATGCGCGGAGAGATCACCGAGGGCGCGCTCAGTAATATCCTTCTGAAGATTGGCGGGCAATGGCTGACCCCGGCGCTCGGGTGTGGCTTGCTTCCCGGAGTGTGGCGGGAGAAACAGCTTCGCCGCGGTCGCTGCCGGGAGGCCGTGCTCACGCCCGGCGATTTGGCCGACGCTGAGGAAGTGCGAATGATGAATGCCGTGCGAGGGGAGGGAATCGTGCGGCGGGTGATCGCGTCCGACGGTAGTGTAGTCTACGAGGCGGCTCACTAAGTCTGACAATTTCTTTGAACAATCACGCGGCGATTCTCGATGGAGTCGCCGCGTTTCCTTTTTATCAAACCGAAACCATGATGGAAGAGCCTATCACAGAGTGCGAAACACAGTAAAGTGAAGTGGAACTTTAGCTTCGTGTTCATCAAGCATGACGTCGCGAGAGGCATGGTCTTCTTTCGTGCGTTGCAGAATGCAACACCTCTCCGTAGGGTGTTTGCAGAACAAGGTCTGGCGAACGCAGCGGATCCATCAAGAAAAGAGAGGAATGAGAGAGGCGGCCTTGCGAATCGGCAGGTATGGTTAGTATATTTCGCGCCGACCTGATGCGACGGCATCGGAAGAGTATTCGCACGAGCGGTTCACTTCGCGCAAGTTTAGTTTTCTTTTAAAAGAATACGATTGCCGGAAAAGAGTGGGGCAGGCGGATTGTAGATCAGCAAAGTACCGGAACTTGGAGTATCGCTTGAAGTTTGCGAATCCAACCGCAACAGGATACTCCTGCGGATCGGCCGCAATCCAATCCGCCCGAATCGCTGTAGCAAGTATGCTGACTATAGTGAAACTACTCTCGCTATGTATTATTCAGGGAGGTGGCGAATTTCTATCAGCCTATTTTCAACTCTCGGAGACGATGCGTTGCTCTCCCGAGAGGGAACGTGTAACTTGTGCTGGTCATGTTGAAGGACATGACGCACGACTCGTATTTTCGCGTCTTAGAGAATAGATACACACGAAGGAAGAAGGAGGAAGGATGAGAAGGCTAACTGCGATTTTGACGGCGGTTTTGCTTCTGAGCTTCACCGCAACCGGATGGGCGGACGAGTTCTGCGCGGATGGACCCAATGCGCCGCGCCTGTACGAACT
The window above is part of the bacterium genome. Proteins encoded here:
- a CDS encoding GNAT family N-acetyltransferase gives rise to the protein MNSPQETFRIEPLSAAFRPWATLVLTEHWGSPRVVTRGRIHHADDLPGFIARRGGEPVGLITYRLEAAEGEIVTLNSLDEQVGIGKKLVETVVETARRAGCRRLWLITTNDNLPALRFYQKRGFVLRAVYPGALDASRKLKPEIPTVGIGGIPLRDEIELELVLRSSGDGGNS
- the pabB gene encoding aminodeoxychorismate synthase component I encodes the protein MTQAPITSPADSPITAWIELPPDARRFGTQFVFARPIEVWQADEITDVRSALTRVAQAQSAGFYVAGFVTYEASPAFDSALVTPSRSPLPLAWFAAFREPTECLPPPAVALPPPSEPVLLTTEAEYSQSVRRALEHIRAGDIYQVNYTVRADLDLTGCDGYSLFRALLDAVPMPRSAYIDTGEAQIVSLSPELFLRRVGDVIESRPMKGTASRRPSWPEDEAARLALAADEKNCAENVMIVDLMRNDLGRICRAGTVTVPERWRVDRFPTVHQMTSLVRGRLEVGTSLFDIFAATFPPGSVTGAPKVRACQIIAELESEPRGIYCGTIGLFFPGGDFELNVAIRTLTIHPSSFILHPSAVLGIGSGIVADSDPAAEWKETLLKGRFVARRAERFAIYETIRYQPGVPFEDLLAHLHRLRQSCFYFGRCFPLRRIVADLHTLRRALDDRPARIRLDVEDEDVRLEIERINLTWPEEGMIIQLADERLDPEDPRLYHKTTLRPEKYHALEKARACGAYECLFLNMRGEITEGALSNILLKIGGQWLTPALGCGLLPGVWREKQLRRGRCREAVLTPGDLADAEEVRMMNAVRGEGIVRRVIASDGSVVYEAAH